One Vicia villosa cultivar HV-30 ecotype Madison, WI linkage group LG5, Vvil1.0, whole genome shotgun sequence genomic window, CCAAAGCTTAACGAATCATATATTCCAGGCTCAGCTTCGGAAGTCCGTATTGGTATTCTTTGATATTCTTATCCACAGTCCCACATGGTCAGCTCATTTATCTCACTTTACTGAAGTGTTACAGCTCCTACGCCAATATTCTCTATTTGCAAAAATGTCCAAATGTTGTTTTGGATTCACGGAAGTGGATTATCTAGGTCATAGGGTTTCTCACCAGGGTGTACAAATGGGCAAATCCAAAGTACAAGCTGTATTGGGTTGGCCATTTCCTAGAACTCTCAGACAGTTACGAGGTTTTTTGGGTCTATCCAGTTATTACGGCAGATTTATTCGAAATTATGCTACCATTGCAGCACCCTTGACAGCATTATTGAAGAAAGATGCATTTGTATGGAACCAACTTGCAACTGAGGCATTTCTAGCTTTACAGAAGGCCATCACCGTTGCTCCTGTTTTGGCACTTCCTGATTTCTCTAAACCCTTCATTTTAGAGACTGATGCATCTGGTACTAGCATTGGTGCAATTCTGAGTCAGGACAAGCACTCCATTGCTTATTTCTCTAAAAAGCTCGACAACTCTATGCAACACAGGTCTGCATATGTTAGAGAACTATATGCCGTTACTACTGAGGCTATGACTAAGTTCAGACATTACATATTGGGTCATAAATTTATCATCCGCACAGATCAACAAAGCTTAAAGGCCTTAACCGACCAAATGATACAAACCTCGGAGCAACAAAGATGGCTGCATAAGTTTCTAGGATATGACCTCACATCGAATATAAACCAGGCAAGGACAATCTAGCTGCTGATGCCTTGTCACTGTCCTTCTGTATGGCTCTGTCCGGACCTGTCAATCCTCTTTTATCACTTATCATGACTGCAGTCAATGCTGACCCCTCTCTATCTCACATTAAATTGCAATGTTTGCAGGGACCTTGCCAAGACCCTTTGTATCAAGTGAGACAAGACATTCTATACTGGAAGGACAGAATAATAGTGCCCAATGTGCCTAGCATTATTCAGTCAATTTTGCAAGAGTTCCATTCATCTATGTTGGGAGGACACGCTGGCATCGCACGCACCCAAACCAGAATTGCTTCTCAGTTCACCTGGCCCTCAATGTCTCGAGATATTAGACTGTTTGTATCTCAATGTCTAATATGTCAACAAGCTAAATACTCTACTGCTGCCCCAGCTGGCCTACTGAAACCCTTGCCTATTCCATCGCAAATTTGGGATGATTATTACCGGGTTGCCACCATCCAATGGACTCACGGTTATCATGGTCGTTGTGGACAGACTTTCAAAGTATGGCCATTTTACTGCTCTCAAATCTGACTTCACTAGTGTGAAAGTAGCTGAAGCGTTTTTGCACAATGTGGTGAAACTCCatggctttccaaaaagtatagTGTCGGATCGTGACAAAGTCCTTACAAGTTCTTTTTGGAAGCAACTTTTCAAGTTAAGTGGAACTACTTTGGCTATGAGTTCAGCCTACCATCCACAATCGGCCGGTCAAACTGAAGCAGTAAAGGTTTCTCAGAAATGGTACTTTCATTTCCAGCATACCTTATGCTATTTTTAATGCTGGAAATGAAAGTTTCTCTGTTTTTAGCCAACCAAATGCTGTTGAGAAAGGCCATAACTTTCTTGAAAGTTTCTCTGTTTTTAGCCCTCCAAGTGCAAACACAATTCCAACCCTTGCCATCATCTCCGATGAGCACGCCGTCACCGTTTTGAGTTCCTCTAGCTTGCATGACTTATGTGTTGCAAATCGTTGAGATATGCGGGCTTCCGTGTCCACGAGAACCTCTGACGCTTAGGTTGTCTTTTTTGCTACCGGAGACACCGATGAAACAACCCAAGCCGAAAAACCACACATGGGGATTTGAATTCCTGAGTTTTGCACTAGAAAAATTGAAAGCGATGAGATGAGAAGGTGCCGAGAAGTGGTCATACCTTTGTATGCTTCCTTTTTGTGTAATGGATTACGGAGGTGGGTTCATGGTTTCAGTACAAAACCAGAAGGATATCATGGTAGGATGGTCACTGCAAATCTGCAATGACGAACAGGTGCTAGAAATTTGCTTGTTAGGATTTTGCCTTGGGGATCTTTAAAAATTGGGAATTCACAGGAGAATTCAAGGAGTTTTGttcatgaaggaagtttgcaagtgaAGCAATCAGAAGGGAATCATTTGGCCTTTGGGCCACAAATACACATTCCATACTTTCAGAATTTCTTGCCATGGAACCCGTGCTTCATACTATTGTTACAGTATCAAGTTTGCTGCATAATGATGCCAACTCATTGATCAAACCAACATGCATGGCGATTAATGAAAGGTCCTCAATGAGAATGATTGTTGTACTTACTGATTGTAGCCTTGAGAACAAGATTGTACAGTGGGAAAATAGCATACCATTCACTGTATCAACTGCCAGGAGAAGGACACATTTGAATTCTGCACGACGAGCAGAGAATTCTCATGGTGTGCATCAAGATGAAGATCGTGGAGTTGTTAACGATCAAGGAAACAGGTCATCAACTTCTAATAAGAATTTTGAAGCCAATGGTGCAGTTAGGGAGAAAACAGAATGGATTGATAGAAATGCAAAATTTGTTTTTGTGCCCTTATTTGTTAACAAAGCTAGCATTGTGCACTGCTGTTTTTTGACAATGTCAAGAATTAGAGAAAATGCAGTACCCCTTTCCATTAACATGGCTGCCTCGAAACATAGTTTAGTGGGAATAGATGAAGTAGAAAACGTAATAGTTGACTCGGGAGGAAGTTTTTCAGCAACACACTCAACTTGGTCATTATACATTTAATTCTGGAACCCAAGACATAATGATTTTTACCTTTTCAATCATTATCAAAGTTCACTTTCTTATTTTGATGCTCATCTTGCTTTATCTGATTCTGATCATAATTTGTGTTGTTTCAAGGTTATCTTCCCTCATTATGCTTACTGATTGTACCAGAGGATTCTCCTTTGTACCAGTTTATGCCTTTTATATAGATAACGTTTGTTGTTTCTACAGATGGAGTTGTTCTGATGATTGTTTTGGTTAGCAGGTATACATCTCTCCTTGCTACTTATCTTATTCATAATGCTGTTACTCTCTGCTTATCTTTGATACTTCTGTTTTCCTTCTTATTCACCTCCCTGCAGTCTCTTCGATTGTGAGTAGTGTTAGTTTCCTTATCACTCAATGCTTACTTTGGCCCATTCTGTTGCTGAGTATTAGAACTAGTGTTGCTCATATCTGCTTGGGTTCTCTGCTTTGTTCGGTTTGTTATCTGTGTTTTGACTGTTGTTTGAGTTCTGATTGCTGAAAGGTTTTTTTATTGTTCTTTTCATGGAAGGCTTCTTCCTCAGTATACTGTTTTTATAGCCAATCTTGAATACTTTCATTCTGATtgtttgaaaaattcaagtttAACTTATTGAATGTGTGATTCTCTCTGTCTCCTTTCAAAACAGTTTGGATCACCTGCTATAAACACAACGATTTGGATCACCTGCTCTTGTCTCAATTTGTTTTCACAAACATGGGATTCCCCAAAAcctctttttctcttctctcGTTCTTCATTTTACTTTCTTCATCTTATGCAACTTCTCGCTTCACACTTCAACAAGGTTTTTCACCAAATCGACAAGATGATTTCGTCCCAGGAAAAATCGTAGAGAAGACATTTTCGTTTCTCGCTAGTTCTGATGGAACTTCTGTTGAAGATCTTGGTCACCATGCTGGATTCTATTCGCTTCCTCGTTCCAAATCTGCTAGGTAGAATTATTAAActtatctcttttttttatttgttgtacATATTTTCATTGTGATTTATAGTGTATTTTCTGCTTCTTCATTGAATTGTAGGATGTTCTATGTTTTCATTGAATCAAGAAATGGTGCTAAGGACGCACCATTGATGTTATGGTTGACCGGAGGGCCACGTTGTGCTAGTGCATTCGCTATGTTTCGTGAGAATGGTCCTTTTCAAATTAACAATGATTCGTCTCTTTCACCGAGTGCCTATGGCTGGGACAAGGTAATAACATTCTCTGCCTatgacatgtttttgttttgacgATGGTTCTAAATTGCAGTTACTGTTACACCACAAACATTTATACTGCGGTAAAATAAATATACAGATAGAACTCAAACTGTTAGTCAAGGCCCAAAGGAGACACGGGCCCATGGGAACTTGGTTAGTTTACTCTAGAAGGGGCAAGATGGGTACTTCCAAGGTTAATGAGAAATGATCTGCTGACGTGTTGTGTGAAGTTGAGAAGTTGAGAGGGATAACAACTTTCTGTTATTAATTAAGAAGGTGGATACTTGAGGGATTCATTCTGGTGATTCTATTTAGTTTGTTATGTTTCCTATAGGAGCATACACTCTGTGGCAGTTTAGGATGTTTCCCTTCTGTAAACCTTTCATTTCTATTCATCAATAATACAATTGTCTCCCTCCTTGAtattatgtgatttattttacTGTTTTGAGAATTGGTTTCTAACACATACATATGACATTTAGATTCTTTTAAAGCCTTTGTATTATGCCTAAAATTTATTGATCAACATCATTGCTAAGATGTTTTCTGATTTTGTAGGTATCAAATATGATTTTTGTTGACCAATGCATTGGGAGAGGTTACAGCTACAGTTCGGATAAAAATGATATTCGTACAGATGAAATCAGTGTTAGCAATGATTTGTACGATTTCATGCAGGTATAGAAAATATCCTTTTTCTCGTAATTAATTTAGAAGCATTATAGAAAGTCATCCAGATATGAATCACATACTGTGAATAAATTATATAAGATTAACttcagttttttttataaatattacagGCATTTCTCAAGGAACACCCTCAATTCGTTAAGAATGACTTTTATATTTCCGGAGAATCATATGCTGGGCAATATATTCCAGTTCTTGCATCCCGGATTCTCGAAGGAAACGAAAATAAAGAAGGAAATACTATAAACTTGAAGGTCTTACAATAtcctaataatattattattatgaatttaTGGATACAATTTTTAAACTTGTAATGCCTTAGATAACTTTTGATGTCTCTCTTTTTGTAACTATTTTTCTTCCATGTTTTGTTTCATATACAATAACAGGGGATTGCTATTGGCAATGGATTGATCAACCCAAGAATTCAATACCCAGCAGACATTCAGTTTGCAGTTGATAACAAATTGATTACAAAGGAAGATCAAACTGATATTAACAAGTTGGTCCCATCTTGTGTGGATGCCATAAAAACTTGTGGTACAAGATCTCTAACACACTAAGCACCTGTATTGTCAAATAACTtaataaaatttgaagaaatcttTATCATTTTGCATTTGCAATACACGAATTTATTACAAAGTGTTGTCATATAAAGGCTAGAGTTGTGTTATAATGTTATTGTAGTATGGCAGAATTTAAACGAACTTTGTAGTtgacaatattattttttttctaatttaatgcACAAGCTAATAAAATAAATCGTAGAAGGAAAAATATCGTTTAGAAATATATTGTTTTTCTATAATGTTAATTTGTTATAGTTTATGTTTGATTTGTCAGAGAATGAAGGTGGAGATAGTTGCAGAACAGCCTATCAATGTGAAAAGATAGTTTCCAGTATCCTTTCCATTGCAGTCAACATTAATGTAAGTAATCATAACTGACcaaaacttattttattttaaattaatttcaagTTGTATTTCAATGAAATTGATACATGGTAAATTGTAGTACTACAACACCAAAAAGAAATGTGAGGGACCATTGTGTTACGATTTCTCAAATGTGGAGACACTGTTAAATAAACAGGCAGTTAGGGATGGTTTTGGTGTCGGGAACACAGAGTTTGTTTCATGCAGCAATGCAATGCCTAATGCTTTGAATCAATATTCGATGAGAAACAATGATGTATATATTCCAGCACTTCTCGAGGGTGGAATCAAAGTTCTTATATATGCCGGAGAATATGATCTTATTTGCAATTGGTTTGGTGAGTGATATATCCTAGCATTATAGGACATTTCAAACTCTTGTCATATTATGCTAATTTGCTATCACATGACAGGGAATTCGCAATGGGTTCACGCCATGAAGTGGTCAGGTCAAGAACAATTCGGGGCCTCGGAAACAGTTTCTTTTTTGGTTGATGGAAAAACAGCAGGATTGTTGAATAGCCATGGACCTCTCTCTTTTCTAAAGGTTAGTTTATAGTTTTTACTCATAACTATAAATCTACTTTTCTTGAGCGTTACGTTCCTGATTTCATTTTTGGCTGCTTATATTTATGTATTGTGCAACAAACAGGTGAATGATTCTGGACATTTGGTTCCTATGGATCAACCAAAAGTAGCACTtaagatgatggtcaactggatGCAGGGGAACCTGAACGTGGGGAACATTTAATCTCTTTTTTACATAATATTTGGTGGGTGAAATTTATATTCCAGACCACAAGGAGAATTTTGGTTCAAGATAATAGGGTAGTTTTCCCATTTGGAGAACATGCCTCCCGAGATGGTATAAGCCGAGATGGCGTAAACCACTAGCAATTTTTTCTTTTCCTTGACTATTGATGGTTTTTCATTAGCAACCTGATCACTCCCTATCTTATCTTCTTGAGTCGCAAATCTCGACGACTTCCCATGCTGGATCAAATCTTCAATTGAATCCTTGAGTTTATTGATGATTATTGACTTATTTGTTGTTGACTCTGTCTGGAAATTGAGAAATTGTTTTAATTATGATTGCATCGAAGTTTGATTGGTGAAAATTTATCTTAATCTTTTCTTGAGGAAAATCTCTGTTTGAAGTGTCCTAACATTGTCATGTTTTCAAAAATAAGTTTTGACTTGAACTTTATTAGTTTAATGGTATAAATTAAAGCATATGGGATGTTTTATAATTGTGTGATTGGATTGCAATCACCATCTGAGCTGAATTGATTTATCACCTGTtagaaaaatatttcaattttttttcttttcaaaattcgAAGGAAATTTTATCTCCTATCTAAAATTTTGCAGAATGCATTTaccatcaaaatttaaaaattgacAAGGGGGAGGGGGTGTTAAAATTTTAAGcataaaacataatcaaattagttaaatttgtattattttaataatttctttttccacaaaTAGTTTCTCTCATTTTTAATGCTTGCTTCATACTCTTTCTTTGCCATACTCCTCTTCCTCCCTCTGCCATACTCCTAtgttttttctcaatttttttcttGCTTATTTCTTCACATAAGGGATTAATTGATTCGCATATACATCTCTGAATCAACTCCATATTTAAGTTCAGGGGGGGTTTTTGGAAATACATATCTGAACATGTTTAAAGTACATATTTGGTGCGGACAAAACCCCTCACTCTTTCTATTCCATTCACACAAACACCAAAATCCTTCATTTCAACAAGTTATCGATTTTTGAGCAAGTTACTGAAGCAAGTGTTTTCGAGACTTTGAAGAATTAAGTGATactttttagggtttagggtgcAAGTGTCTCTTCTCCTCATTTCAACAAGTTTTCAAAAGCTCCAAATTTGAGTAATTTTCTAAGAATAATTTCTTGTACATTTCATGTATGTAATAGGTAGTTTATTATCATTTGAAATCATTACATAGAGGTTTAATTTGGAAAATGTGGCTTTTGGGTTATTATTTGAAGTTTATCGGGCCATTTAAGGCAAGAACATGCACCTGTTCATCCATGACTGTTCGCCGGAGTGTTCGGATGTGCATATTTGAAATTCCCTCTGAAGAATTTTCAGATATGCCAATCCGAAATGTTTCCTGACTaattttttcatatttgtttCATTGCTTCATTGTTTCAATGCCTTAGtggtttttaattaatatttttttttttagaattatgGCTGAGAACCCTAGATTGAGACTTGGCAGGCCAAGTCAGACAACATCTGCTTGGTATGAGAGAGCTGAGCAGTCTGGAAGGGTCCCGAGAAGTCACCTGGCTGATGCGTCCTCGTCTCCGGATCACGGGGATAATGAGAAGGAACTCGAGCAGAAAAATGCTCAAGCACATGTTGCTCCTGATACGCCGGTTGTTCCTAATACGTAAGATGCACACCTAGGTGCAGCAATGAGGCAGACTATCGAGAGGTCTGTCCAGGACTACCCAAGAGGGCCCTATGACACCTCCGTTTTGATATATTACGACACCATGCCGCTCCGCATGTTTGGGCAGAAGAGGTATTTTTGTTTACAATTTTTCATCCAATGTTTCACACACAAATATGTTAACGACTAACattgatattaatttttatttttataggaGAGACTAGCCCTAAAGTTCATGAACCACAcgtgaaaaatatttgattttgtttagtCTTGGGAAGATTAGTTCAGGGAGGACATCCTTGGCTTCGGACTTGTCGGACTATGTTTTTCCGATTATGGGACTATTAGCCACGGTATGTAGGGGGCATTTTGCAAGAGATGACACAAAGAAACTTCATCTTTCCACTTTCTTGATGGAGAGATGACAATCACATTTGATGACGTTGTATGCTTATTACACCTTCCTATTACTGGGAAGTTACTTAAGCACTCCTGGATCAATCGTAAGTAACGATGTGATTGAATGGATGGTCGAATGTCTGGGAGCTCAACTAGAACACACTTTTGACCAGCGTGGCTCAACTAATGAAGCTCATGCCAAGTCCTCCTTCCTAGCGACACTATATGAAGAGCACCTAAATGTGGAAAAAGCATCCGTGAGTGAGGACAATGATTTTTTTGTTCAGTACCATCATGTTTGTGCTTTGCAGTGTTACTTCATGTTCTTGGTTGTCATGTCCATTTTCGTTGACAAAAGTGCAGCCTACACGGATGTTACATACCTCCAGTACTTCTTTGATTTGGATTTAATTAGCGAGTGGAACTGGGGAGCCGGTTGTTTGGTATACCTATACATCCAGTACCAATTGCTAAATCACTAGTCGTTACTTTTCCACTAGCATTCAAGGTTGCCAATAACGCTTGCACCATTAAAATAAGAAGCACACCGAAATAACACTTTACAATTGAAACATCTCAGAGAAGTAACAGCTTCTCCGCCACTTGTTTCAATCTCACTCTTGTAGAAAAACAGTTAAAAAAATAAACGAGTACCGACAATATTTCACACACATATCACGTACCAAGGAACAAACAACATTAGAAAACTTGGTCGgatagaccgacctgctctgataccattagtgtaacacccctctaTATCCCAcgaaaaatataacataaatcagAGCAATATATCATGCATATTAATTCAAGGGTGTCACACATATTTCAAAAACTACAAACACCTGTTATGCTCAATAACACTTAGATATAATTCATGTTTTCTATAAACCTCAATGTATACACTTTCATAAAATGCACAAGAATTCAAATGGTATACAACACATTTTATAATACAATCGCGATTGTGTTATCATCACAACAAGCAATAACTATCATGTATTCATTTCCACATAATTCACATTACTCCATATTTTCATATAAACACAATGTGACtcaattcaagattcaatgcaatactcatgcatgtggtaccagtcATCTGTTACTTTTTTCGATTTTTACGTTTAAACTGGGTCCGTCCCCTAGACCAATAACACAATAAAAAGCCCATTCCCTAAGCTTTCAAATCCTACTCTAGGTTAGGGACAAATTAATTGCTCCCACAGAACTAACGAACATCgcctcttgatcaaatgatgcatGCAATTACAACACtcatatgcaattaagaccatCCCTCAATCTTAACATCCACGCATATCTTCAATGATTCATCACAATTGAATTACTGCAAAATTACACATACATGCACATATTCATGAATCATTCATACACAATTCATATTCATAGTATCCCTACAACAAAACATCCTCACAACACATAGTAAACAATGTACAAAACATCGTTACAATCTAACATCAATCAGCAATACGCATAACACATATACATATCATTTTACACAACCACACAATGAATAAATCACCTATAaccaacaaaactatttttattgaaaggattatcgcgctagctttctaacactTTGAATGGTACTCAAAACAGACTTacagttcaaaagatatgaatttttgaagttataTAAAAATGTTGTTTTCGCGAGCTCGCTTAGCCAACCAAAGCGGCTTAGCGGGATCACTTGAAACCACAACATTTTTATGCGCGGACATCATTCTTTATGTACGATTCCTCCATCCAAAAACACATTTTAACATACAAATTTCTATAATTTAAGGCATTATAACTTATATCTAACATGTATTTTCAAATAGAAACATCATAACACTATTACTCATCATATTCAATGATttctcatcaaaacctaacaatttcaaaaccaTGAAAATTTAGGGATTTCATCCTAAACATGAATCTAcccatcatacatcatcatactATTCCCATATTAATGTAAAAATCCACCCCTGCCTTGATTGTCGATAAACTCTTCGAATCTCCTCCTTAGGGTTCTcttctccttttctctttttctctacTTTAGTCTATTTTCTCCTT contains:
- the LOC131601864 gene encoding serine carboxypeptidase-like isoform X1, translated to MIVLVSRYTAFPDGVVLMIVLVSSLFDFWITCYKHNDLDHLLLSQFVFTNMGFPKTSFSLLSFFILLSSSYATSRFTLQQGFSPNRQDDFVPGKIVEKTFSFLASSDGTSVEDLGHHAGFYSLPRSKSARMFYVFIESRNGAKDAPLMLWLTGGPRCASAFAMFRENGPFQINNDSSLSPSAYGWDKVSNMIFVDQCIGRGYSYSSDKNDIRTDEISVSNDLYDFMQAFLKEHPQFVKNDFYISGESYAGQYIPVLASRILEGNENKEGNTINLKGIAIGNGLINPRIQYPADIQFAVDNKLITKEDQTDINKLVPSCVDAIKTCENEGGDSCRTAYQCEKIVSSILSIAVNINYYNTKKKCEGPLCYDFSNVETLLNKQAVRDGFGVGNTEFVSCSNAMPNALNQYSMRNNDVYIPALLEGGIKVLIYAGEYDLICNWFGNSQWVHAMKWSGQEQFGASETVSFLVDGKTAGLLNSHGPLSFLKVNDSGHLVPMDQPKVALKMMVNWMQGNLNVGNI
- the LOC131601864 gene encoding serine carboxypeptidase-like isoform X3, which translates into the protein MIVLVSRYTAFPDGVVLMIVLVSSLFDFWITCYKHNDLDHLLLSQFVFTNMGFPKTSFSLLSFFILLSSSYATSRFTLQQGFSPNRQDDFVPGKIVEKTFSFLASSDGTSVEDLGHHAGFYSLPRSKSARMFYVFIESRNGAKDAPLMLWLTGGPRCASAFAMFRENGPFQINNDSSLSPSAYGWDKVSNMIFVDQCIGRGYSYSSDKNDIRTDEISVSNDLYDFMQAFLKEHPQFVKNDFYISGESYAGQYIPVLASRILEGNENKEGNTINLKGIAIGNGLINPRIQYPADIQFAVDNKLITKEDQTDINKLVPSCVDAIKTCENEGGDSCRTAYQCEKIVSSILSIAVNINAVRDGFGVGNTEFVSCSNAMPNALNQYSMRNNDVYIPALLEGGIKVLIYAGEYDLICNWFGNSQWVHAMKWSGQEQFGASETVSFLVDGKTAGLLNSHGPLSFLKVNDSGHLVPMDQPKVALKMMVNWMQGNLNVGNI
- the LOC131601864 gene encoding serine carboxypeptidase-like isoform X2; protein product: MIVLVSSLFDFWITCYKHNDLDHLLLSQFVFTNMGFPKTSFSLLSFFILLSSSYATSRFTLQQGFSPNRQDDFVPGKIVEKTFSFLASSDGTSVEDLGHHAGFYSLPRSKSARMFYVFIESRNGAKDAPLMLWLTGGPRCASAFAMFRENGPFQINNDSSLSPSAYGWDKVSNMIFVDQCIGRGYSYSSDKNDIRTDEISVSNDLYDFMQAFLKEHPQFVKNDFYISGESYAGQYIPVLASRILEGNENKEGNTINLKGIAIGNGLINPRIQYPADIQFAVDNKLITKEDQTDINKLVPSCVDAIKTCENEGGDSCRTAYQCEKIVSSILSIAVNINYYNTKKKCEGPLCYDFSNVETLLNKQAVRDGFGVGNTEFVSCSNAMPNALNQYSMRNNDVYIPALLEGGIKVLIYAGEYDLICNWFGNSQWVHAMKWSGQEQFGASETVSFLVDGKTAGLLNSHGPLSFLKVNDSGHLVPMDQPKVALKMMVNWMQGNLNVGNI
- the LOC131601864 gene encoding serine carboxypeptidase-like 48 isoform X4; translated protein: MGFPKTSFSLLSFFILLSSSYATSRFTLQQGFSPNRQDDFVPGKIVEKTFSFLASSDGTSVEDLGHHAGFYSLPRSKSARMFYVFIESRNGAKDAPLMLWLTGGPRCASAFAMFRENGPFQINNDSSLSPSAYGWDKVSNMIFVDQCIGRGYSYSSDKNDIRTDEISVSNDLYDFMQAFLKEHPQFVKNDFYISGESYAGQYIPVLASRILEGNENKEGNTINLKGIAIGNGLINPRIQYPADIQFAVDNKLITKEDQTDINKLVPSCVDAIKTCENEGGDSCRTAYQCEKIVSSILSIAVNINYYNTKKKCEGPLCYDFSNVETLLNKQAVRDGFGVGNTEFVSCSNAMPNALNQYSMRNNDVYIPALLEGGIKVLIYAGEYDLICNWFGNSQWVHAMKWSGQEQFGASETVSFLVDGKTAGLLNSHGPLSFLKVNDSGHLVPMDQPKVALKMMVNWMQGNLNVGNI